In Deinococcus reticulitermitis, the DNA window AGCAGGCCCAGGCCATCGAAGCCCTGCGCGCCCAGATCGAGGAACTGCGCGCGGCCCTGACCAACCTGCCAGCGGGCACGGCCGGTGCCGCCGGCGCTGAGGGCCCGGCGGGTCCCCAGGGTGAAACCGGCCCTGCGGGCGCTCAGGGTGAAGCGGGTCCGGCGGGTCCCCAGGGTGAGGCGGGACCGGCCGGCCCGGCGGGTCCTGCGGGTCCGGCGGGTCCCCAGGGTGAAACCGGCGCGGCGGGTCCCCAGGGTCCGGCGGGTCCCCAGGGTGAGCGCGGCGAGAAGGGTGATCCCTACATTCCGCCTGCCGAGCCCTTCCGCTACGGCAACTACGTGGGCGTGTCGTACTACAGCATCCTCCAGCAGAACGTCGGCTCGATGGTGCGCGTGGTGGCCGGCAACGACCAGCTGCTCGGCGCCTTCGGGGTGCGCGTGACCGGCGACATTCGCGTGACGGGCTCGACCCCCGGCAACAGCATCAGCGGCGCCGTGACCTACCGCGGCACCACCGGGCGCATCGACGGCATCCTCGGCGTGGGTGGGGGCTTCAACTTCGCCAACTCCAGCACCTTCGGTGAACTCTCCATCGGCGTCGACTACCGCGTCGTGGACCGCGTCGCGATCTTCGCCGAAGCCCGTCAGCACTACTACTTCAACGGCAACATCAACCAGAACAGCCGTAACCTCAGCTCCATTGCGGCGGGCCTGAAGTTCCGCTTCTGAGCGCCTGACCGCTGCCGGCTCCTCCCCCGTGGGTGAGGGGCCGGTTTCCTTTGCCAACCCCCATCCAGCAAAAGCCCCCGACCACTTCGGATCGGGGGAACAGCCCAAGCGCCGCTTCCTCCTGCCTTTACTCCGCCGTACGCGCGAGCAACGTCACCGGCACCCGGACGCGCTGGCGTTCGCGCCACACCGTCAGCTCGACGGTCTGGCCGGGGCGCTTGGCCGCGATCAGGCGGGTCACGTCGAAGGAATTTTGCACCGCTTGACCGTCGACGCCCACGATCACGTCGCCGAGCGGCGCGAGCAGCTGTCCCTTGGCATTGCGCAGCGAGCCGCGCAGGTCGGCACG includes these proteins:
- a CDS encoding collagen-like protein, which produces MKSLRALPTLSLVVLSSALALGGGAPAPIQTAPTPPTTAAPAPAPLPVACTEGTWAKAAIDLVTQRGLFIGYPDGQFDWCQAATRQEVAQVLARLLAQLPENTFNPAELEVLRKGVADALAGLEALRAAQAEQAQAIEALRAQIEELRAALTNLPAGTAGAAGAEGPAGPQGETGPAGAQGEAGPAGPQGEAGPAGPAGPAGPAGPQGETGAAGPQGPAGPQGERGEKGDPYIPPAEPFRYGNYVGVSYYSILQQNVGSMVRVVAGNDQLLGAFGVRVTGDIRVTGSTPGNSISGAVTYRGTTGRIDGILGVGGGFNFANSSTFGELSIGVDYRVVDRVAIFAEARQHYYFNGNINQNSRNLSSIAAGLKFRF